From Streptomonospora salina, the proteins below share one genomic window:
- a CDS encoding nucleotidyltransferase family protein, giving the protein MSGPNAPVSQAVILAGGQATRLRPYTDTRPKAMVEVADRPIIDYQLEWLVDYGVEHVVVSCGYKAEVLREHLEGRSHGVETTLLVEDEPLGRGGALRYAASGLRAPDEPYYALNGDVLTWFPLDEFSAFHRGKGGAATLALAQYQTSWGIVDVTGDGAIEGFTQSPMLPFWINAGVYLFERAATELLPVTGDHESTTFPDLAAEGRLFGYRIDGFWRGVDTVKDVKEAGEEIPALRASRTVG; this is encoded by the coding sequence ATGAGTGGACCGAACGCCCCCGTCAGCCAGGCCGTGATCCTCGCGGGAGGACAGGCGACCCGGTTGCGCCCCTACACCGACACGCGCCCCAAGGCCATGGTCGAGGTGGCCGACCGGCCCATCATCGATTACCAGCTGGAATGGCTCGTCGACTACGGGGTCGAACACGTCGTGGTCTCGTGCGGGTACAAGGCCGAGGTGCTGCGTGAGCACTTGGAGGGCCGCTCCCACGGCGTGGAGACCACGCTGCTGGTGGAGGACGAGCCGCTGGGCCGCGGCGGCGCGCTGCGGTACGCGGCCTCGGGGCTGCGGGCGCCCGACGAGCCCTACTACGCGCTCAACGGCGACGTGCTGACCTGGTTCCCCCTGGACGAGTTCAGCGCCTTCCACCGCGGCAAGGGCGGCGCGGCCACCCTGGCGCTGGCGCAGTACCAGACCAGCTGGGGCATCGTCGACGTCACCGGCGACGGCGCGATCGAGGGCTTCACGCAGAGCCCGATGCTGCCGTTCTGGATCAACGCCGGCGTCTACCTCTTCGAACGGGCCGCCACCGAGCTGCTGCCGGTCACGGGCGACCACGAGTCCACCACCTTCCCCGATCTGGCCGCCGAGGGCCGGCTCTTCGGCTACCGGATCGACGGGTTCTGGCGCGGTGTGGACACCGTCAAGGACGTCAAGGAGGCCGGCGAGGAGATCCCGGCGCTGCGCGCGAGCCGGACGGTCGGCTGA
- a CDS encoding DUF7455 domain-containing protein produces MTGTLAPTQPLTAADRCDRCGAQAYVRVVLNSGGELLFCAHHMREHDASIRKIASEIQDETSRLTEPASSAEEER; encoded by the coding sequence GTGACTGGAACCCTTGCCCCCACCCAGCCGCTGACGGCTGCAGACCGTTGCGACCGTTGTGGTGCGCAGGCGTACGTCCGAGTGGTTCTCAACTCCGGTGGCGAACTGCTGTTCTGCGCGCATCACATGCGTGAACACGACGCGTCGATCCGCAAGATCGCGTCGGAGATCCAGGACGAAACCAGCCGATTGACGGAGCCGGCCTCCTCCGCCGAAGAGGAGCGTTAG
- a CDS encoding RNA polymerase sigma factor: MRRAFEEADIPMSQAQAVLRSLTKEGVTLVVGAEESAPSRRKSGAKRKRDTAAKKPEEPAPKAKRAAAAQEQTDTVTAVVDSASPAATATAPKKRAAAAPAPVTEAEQPEPQPEQDEEAAASEEPAAKPARKSSAKSTAKSAAGTKKTAKSKAKAETAETAEAGTGAAEGADSSAADEAPADDSAQADRKDGQDEDSALEVAEDQNQDLELEATDDDLEETGAELELVEDPDDGLAPAEGPVAGSGVKPESVGIPEKAAANTSEDEAFVLYQDDDDAPAAQVVAAGATADPVKDYLKQIGNVALLNAEQEVELAKRIEAGLFAEEKLAEESGTVSTDFRDELEWIADDGGRAKKHLLEANLRLVVSLAKRYTGRGMLFLDLIQEGNLGLIRAVEKFDYTKGFKFSTYATWWIRQAITRAMADQARTIRIPVHMVEVINKLARVQRQMLQDLGREPTPEELAKELDMTPEKVVEVQKYGREPISLHTPLGEDGDSEFGDLIEDSEAIQPGEAVSFTLLQEQLHSVLDTLSEREAGVVSMRFGLTDGQPKTLDEIGKVYGVTRERIRQIESKTMSKLRHPSRSQVLRDYLD; encoded by the coding sequence GTGCGCCGTGCCTTCGAAGAGGCCGACATTCCGATGTCGCAGGCCCAGGCAGTGCTTCGCAGCCTGACCAAAGAGGGTGTGACCCTGGTCGTGGGCGCTGAGGAGTCCGCTCCGTCGCGCCGCAAATCCGGTGCGAAGCGCAAGCGCGATACCGCCGCCAAGAAGCCCGAGGAGCCCGCTCCCAAGGCCAAGCGCGCGGCAGCCGCCCAGGAGCAGACCGACACTGTCACCGCGGTCGTCGACTCCGCTTCGCCGGCTGCTACGGCCACTGCGCCGAAGAAGCGCGCCGCTGCGGCCCCTGCTCCGGTCACCGAGGCCGAGCAGCCGGAGCCGCAGCCGGAGCAGGACGAGGAGGCCGCGGCGAGCGAGGAGCCGGCTGCCAAGCCCGCCCGCAAGAGTTCCGCCAAGTCGACGGCCAAGTCCGCTGCGGGCACCAAGAAGACCGCCAAGTCCAAGGCCAAGGCCGAGACCGCCGAGACCGCCGAGGCCGGAACCGGGGCCGCCGAGGGCGCGGACTCCTCCGCCGCGGATGAGGCTCCGGCGGACGACTCCGCCCAGGCCGACCGGAAGGACGGCCAGGACGAGGACTCCGCGCTGGAGGTCGCCGAGGACCAGAACCAGGACTTGGAGCTGGAGGCGACCGACGACGACCTTGAGGAGACCGGCGCCGAGCTGGAGCTCGTCGAGGATCCCGACGACGGTCTCGCGCCCGCCGAAGGGCCGGTCGCCGGCTCGGGGGTCAAGCCCGAGTCCGTCGGCATCCCGGAGAAGGCCGCCGCCAACACCTCCGAGGACGAGGCCTTCGTCCTCTACCAGGATGACGACGACGCTCCCGCTGCCCAGGTCGTGGCCGCCGGCGCCACCGCCGACCCGGTCAAGGACTACCTCAAGCAGATAGGGAATGTGGCGCTGCTCAACGCGGAGCAGGAGGTCGAGCTCGCCAAGCGGATCGAGGCCGGCCTGTTCGCCGAGGAGAAGCTCGCCGAAGAGAGCGGGACGGTCTCCACGGACTTCCGCGACGAACTGGAGTGGATCGCCGACGACGGCGGCCGGGCCAAGAAGCACCTGCTTGAGGCCAACCTCCGCCTGGTCGTTTCGCTGGCCAAGCGCTACACCGGCCGCGGAATGCTGTTCCTGGACCTGATCCAGGAGGGCAATCTCGGCCTGATCCGCGCGGTCGAGAAGTTCGACTACACCAAGGGCTTCAAGTTCTCGACCTACGCCACCTGGTGGATCCGGCAGGCGATCACCCGGGCCATGGCCGACCAGGCCCGCACCATCCGCATCCCGGTGCACATGGTCGAGGTCATCAACAAGCTGGCGCGGGTGCAGCGGCAGATGCTGCAGGACCTGGGCCGCGAGCCCACGCCCGAGGAGCTCGCCAAGGAACTCGACATGACGCCCGAGAAGGTCGTCGAGGTTCAGAAGTACGGTCGTGAGCCGATCTCGCTGCACACCCCGCTGGGCGAGGACGGCGACTCCGAGTTCGGCGACCTCATCGAGGACTCCGAGGCGATCCAGCCGGGCGAAGCGGTCAGCTTCACCCTGCTGCAGGAGCAGCTGCACTCGGTGCTCGACACGCTCTCCGAGCGCGAGGCCGGCGTGGTCTCGATGCGCTTCGGCCTCACCGACGGCCAGCCCAAGACCCTCGACGAGATCGGGAAGGTCTACGGTGTGACGCGCGAGCGCATACGGCAGATAGAGAGCAAGACCATGTCGAAGCTGCGCCACCCGTCGCGGTCCCAGGTGCTGCGCGACTACCTGGACTGA
- a CDS encoding GNAT family N-acetyltransferase → MAADWPAAEVEVCSGWRLAWSEGVTRRANSAVRLEAAAPVEAVEEYYRERGAEPCVQIWPGDEELDARLALRGYDAQGHTQAMVRDLGEHPPGADGAGAAVAPRPHGAWRALWSDAGQPAERVPALHRILDRAPAVGYGLHHTGGARGCVVVDGAWAGVYAMVTRPSERGRGRARAVLEALLGWARAQGAAHSYLLVEQGNAAAVRVYERAGFAAECAYHYRVDSGARRGGAPASRSAAAAVGRSGQEGA, encoded by the coding sequence GTGGCGGCGGATTGGCCCGCCGCCGAGGTCGAGGTGTGTTCCGGATGGCGGCTGGCCTGGAGCGAGGGGGTGACGCGGCGGGCGAATTCGGCGGTGCGCCTGGAGGCCGCGGCGCCCGTCGAGGCCGTCGAGGAGTACTACCGCGAGCGCGGGGCGGAGCCCTGCGTCCAGATCTGGCCGGGCGACGAGGAGCTCGACGCGCGCCTGGCGCTGCGGGGCTACGACGCACAAGGACACACCCAGGCGATGGTGCGCGACCTGGGCGAGCACCCGCCCGGCGCGGACGGCGCCGGCGCCGCGGTCGCACCCCGGCCCCACGGTGCGTGGCGGGCGCTGTGGTCCGACGCCGGGCAGCCCGCGGAGCGTGTCCCGGCGCTGCACCGCATCCTCGACCGGGCGCCGGCGGTCGGCTACGGACTCCACCACACGGGCGGCGCGCGCGGATGCGTGGTGGTGGACGGGGCGTGGGCGGGGGTCTACGCGATGGTCACGCGGCCCTCCGAGCGCGGGCGCGGACGCGCCCGCGCGGTGCTGGAGGCGCTGCTGGGCTGGGCCCGCGCCCAGGGGGCCGCACACTCCTACCTGCTGGTGGAGCAGGGAAACGCGGCGGCCGTGCGCGTCTACGAGCGGGCGGGTTTCGCCGCTGAGTGCGCCTATCATTACCGGGTGGACTCCGGCGCCCGTCGCGGCGGTGCGCCCGCATCCCGCTCCGCGGCCGCGGCAGTCGGCCGGTCCGGTCAGGAGGGGGCGTAG
- a CDS encoding AAA family ATPase produces MPRDERSRTSEPPHRASALTRVRAAYYGYPLRTRLITGLAVVTALAAAAVLTSLPVLTTVAAATAVLLVWAALMRSGDAVATALISIVWVVLAYALFLIPVSVADAGVLLLLPLLPLLVSLAATRITAFPVWHTTLVALLVALITGMGTALAGMLAGAAPGALGVLCAFGGAGLALLWRWMAAYRLRRTMADLGAPPPDRAGGMRGAAPPPAADTRKRQRAAEGGRSRASQDTGDDAPPVPVDEALAELEGMIGLDPVKQQVRAIAASIEAARLRADAGYAVEPPLRHLVFSGPPGTGKTSVARTLATVFHSFGLLPTPRVVEAQRADLVGEYLGATAIKTDELVDRALGGVLFVDEAYALVNDGDGQPDRFGNEAVQTLLKRAEDDRDRVVIILAGYEAEMDRFLASNTGLASRFATRITFPSYSADELQRICEFLFEQRGDLLDDAARPALRRSFDRVVQRGAIDDLGNGRFARSLVEKAAEARDVRVVTTGQQDHPPEGEELVTVCAPDIATAFDGLTERLAGLGDAPDIDEALAELDAMIGLDPVKDQVRSLVAQLQMAKLREEQGLRNHPPMRHFVFSGPPGTGKTSVARILGRIFAALGLLNRADVVEAQRADLVGEHLGATAIKTGKLVDRALGGVLFVDEAYALHNPGYSGGDAFGAEAVQTLLKRAEDDRDRLVIVLAGYPAEMDRFLTSNAGLSSRFNVRVAFPSYTADELTEIADSVARDTGDTFDDSAREDLRRIFGYVSESEWLDELGNGRFARSLFEKACSHRDVRVARELGDSATAAELTRITRADVRQAYAEVTQG; encoded by the coding sequence ATGCCGCGCGACGAACGCTCCCGCACCTCGGAGCCGCCACACCGCGCCTCCGCCCTGACCCGCGTGCGCGCCGCCTACTACGGCTACCCGCTGCGTACCCGCCTGATCACCGGGCTGGCGGTCGTCACCGCCTTGGCCGCGGCGGCGGTGCTGACGAGCCTGCCGGTGCTGACCACCGTCGCCGCCGCCACGGCGGTCCTGCTGGTCTGGGCGGCACTGATGCGCTCCGGCGACGCTGTGGCCACCGCGCTGATCAGTATCGTCTGGGTCGTTCTGGCCTACGCCCTGTTCCTCATCCCTGTCAGCGTGGCCGACGCCGGGGTGCTGCTGCTCCTGCCGCTGCTGCCGCTGCTGGTTTCGCTGGCGGCCACCCGCATCACCGCCTTCCCGGTCTGGCACACCACCCTGGTGGCACTGCTCGTGGCGCTGATCACCGGGATGGGGACGGCGCTGGCGGGGATGCTCGCCGGGGCGGCCCCGGGTGCCCTCGGCGTGCTGTGCGCCTTCGGGGGAGCGGGGCTGGCGCTGCTGTGGCGGTGGATGGCCGCCTACCGGTTGCGCCGGACCATGGCCGACCTGGGCGCGCCCCCGCCCGACCGCGCGGGCGGCATGCGCGGCGCCGCGCCGCCGCCCGCGGCCGACACCCGCAAACGCCAGCGCGCCGCCGAGGGCGGGCGCAGCCGCGCGAGCCAGGACACCGGCGACGACGCGCCCCCCGTGCCGGTCGACGAGGCGCTGGCCGAGCTGGAGGGCATGATCGGGCTGGACCCGGTCAAGCAGCAGGTACGCGCCATCGCGGCCTCCATCGAGGCGGCCCGGTTGCGCGCCGACGCCGGCTATGCGGTCGAGCCGCCGCTGCGCCACCTCGTTTTCTCCGGGCCGCCCGGAACCGGCAAGACCAGTGTCGCCCGGACGCTGGCCACCGTCTTCCACTCCTTCGGGCTGCTTCCCACGCCCCGGGTGGTGGAGGCCCAGCGCGCCGACCTGGTCGGGGAGTACCTGGGGGCCACGGCCATCAAGACCGACGAGCTCGTCGACCGGGCGCTGGGCGGGGTGCTGTTCGTCGACGAGGCCTACGCGCTGGTCAACGACGGCGACGGCCAGCCCGACCGGTTCGGCAACGAAGCGGTGCAGACGCTGCTCAAGCGCGCCGAAGACGACCGCGACCGCGTGGTGATCATCCTGGCCGGCTACGAAGCCGAGATGGACCGCTTCCTGGCCTCCAACACCGGACTGGCCTCGCGGTTCGCCACCCGCATCACCTTCCCCAGCTACAGCGCCGACGAGTTGCAGCGCATCTGCGAGTTCCTGTTCGAGCAGCGCGGCGACCTGCTCGACGACGCGGCCCGCCCCGCCCTGCGGCGCAGCTTCGACCGGGTCGTGCAGCGCGGCGCCATCGACGACCTGGGCAACGGGCGGTTCGCGCGCTCGCTGGTGGAGAAGGCCGCCGAGGCGCGCGACGTGCGGGTGGTGACCACCGGGCAGCAGGACCACCCGCCCGAGGGCGAGGAACTCGTGACCGTGTGCGCCCCCGACATCGCCACCGCCTTCGACGGCCTCACCGAACGGCTCGCGGGCTTGGGCGACGCGCCCGACATCGACGAGGCGCTGGCCGAGCTGGACGCCATGATCGGGCTGGATCCCGTCAAGGACCAGGTGCGCTCGCTGGTGGCCCAGCTGCAGATGGCCAAACTGCGCGAGGAGCAAGGGCTCCGCAACCACCCGCCGATGCGCCACTTCGTCTTCTCCGGGCCGCCCGGGACCGGTAAGACCTCGGTCGCCCGCATCCTGGGCCGGATCTTCGCCGCGCTGGGGCTGCTCAACCGCGCCGACGTGGTCGAAGCCCAGCGCGCCGACCTGGTGGGCGAGCACCTGGGGGCCACCGCCATCAAGACCGGCAAGCTGGTCGACCGGGCGCTGGGCGGGGTGCTGTTCGTCGACGAGGCCTACGCGCTGCACAACCCCGGATACAGCGGGGGAGACGCCTTCGGCGCGGAGGCGGTGCAGACCCTGCTCAAGCGCGCCGAGGACGACCGCGACCGGCTGGTGATCGTCCTGGCCGGCTACCCCGCGGAAATGGACCGGTTCCTGACCAGCAACGCCGGGCTGTCGTCGCGCTTCAACGTCCGGGTCGCCTTCCCCAGCTACACCGCCGACGAGCTGACCGAGATCGCCGACTCGGTGGCCCGGGACACCGGCGACACCTTCGACGATTCCGCCCGCGAGGACCTGAGGCGCATCTTCGGTTACGTGTCGGAGTCGGAGTGGCTCGACGAACTCGGCAACGGCCGCTTCGCGCGGTCTCTGTTCGAGAAGGCGTGCTCCCACCGCGACGTGCGGGTGGCCCGCGAGCTGGGCGACAGTGCCACCGCCGCCGAACTCACCCGGATCACCAGAGCCGACGTGCGCCAGGCCTACGCCGAGGTCACCCAGGGCTGA
- the yaaA gene encoding peroxide stress protein YaaA, translating to MLILLPPSEGKAVHGDGPPVEPAGLALPEAAPARDEVQARLQELCSGPEEAAREVLGLSAAQGEAVRRNRALDRAPTLRAADLYTGVLYDRLDLPGLLASAAAGRTAESVLVFSGLWGVLAPGDRVPPYRLSMGVRLPGIGPLGAFWRERLGELLDKRAEGRVVVDCRSSVYAAAWRPGGATAERTVAVRVLRETGTGAGAERSVVSHMAKAVRGAIAHSLLAEGARPHTPSDVADALNTAGYTGELHEPARRDRPWTLDVIERG from the coding sequence ATGCTGATCCTGCTGCCGCCGTCCGAGGGCAAAGCCGTGCACGGCGACGGCCCGCCGGTCGAGCCCGCAGGACTGGCCCTGCCGGAGGCCGCCCCGGCGCGGGACGAGGTCCAGGCCCGGCTGCAGGAGCTGTGCAGCGGACCCGAGGAAGCCGCCCGCGAGGTGCTGGGGTTGTCGGCGGCCCAGGGAGAGGCCGTCCGGCGCAATCGGGCGCTCGACCGTGCGCCGACGCTGCGCGCCGCCGACCTCTACACCGGTGTGCTCTACGACCGCTTGGACCTGCCGGGCCTGCTCGCCTCGGCGGCGGCCGGCCGGACCGCGGAATCGGTACTGGTCTTCTCCGGACTGTGGGGCGTACTCGCTCCGGGCGACCGCGTACCGCCCTACCGCCTGTCGATGGGCGTGCGCCTACCCGGTATCGGTCCGCTCGGCGCGTTCTGGCGCGAACGGCTGGGCGAGCTGCTGGACAAACGCGCCGAAGGCCGCGTGGTCGTCGACTGCCGCTCGTCGGTCTATGCGGCGGCGTGGCGGCCCGGGGGTGCGACGGCCGAGCGCACCGTGGCGGTACGGGTGCTGCGCGAGACCGGGACCGGCGCAGGCGCCGAGCGCAGCGTCGTCAGCCATATGGCCAAGGCCGTCCGCGGCGCGATCGCGCACAGCCTGCTCGCCGAGGGAGCGCGACCGCACACCCCCTCCGACGTCGCCGATGCGCTGAACACCGCCGGCTACACCGGCGAACTCCACGAGCCCGCGCGCCGCGACCGCCCGTGGACCCTGGACGTCATCGAACGCGGCTGA
- a CDS encoding SpoIIE family protein phosphatase, with amino-acid sequence MSGLDPVDAALLETLLREAPIGFAFFDESGRYQRVNRALAAIYGVDESRCHGRTPSDVLVSEDAAAHEAALAAVLAGEDRVGSERPLFGGEPGGTDDRDDTGERRRWSMEWYPARSDAGVHGAVLIAVDLSDRYRAEVALGRTEERYRSLLTATNQVVWTADADGEVREDCPEWRTVTGQTAEQYLSSGWLDAAHPDDREQVERAWNDAVADRATFDAIFRVRTQSGDFRYYRSRAVPIMRGDSLMEWVGAHSDITTQHEADDMRQRLTQQLGEAALRTVRLQKATSDLAEALTVGEVVQAMGEIGQSAVDADSTTLAELDSDDMRLHLLGDDPGHRGASRAGTAGPATMEYAVRECRPFIAGDPAEMRALLEAEDEPGVPEFLRTTEERAWVALPLLSAGRPIGALRFTFSASRDVSDEEKVFLEALAGQCALALERAKLFEREHRTAEALQTSLLPEDLPKVKGIRMQAFYRSGTQHVQVGGDWYDAFPLPDGRVAGVLGDVMGKGIKAATGMSRVRNALRALAFSMPEPADVLTGLDRMFDATEGVDQVTTLVYFVLDPETGQVDLSNAGHLPPLVVTENAGPWLLETDPDTPLGISSERGHHKFFVQPGNTVVLYSDGLVENRKRAVASGLDELVTVASQARPEVVGDPQHMLQYLVEGMLAGYEQDDDVTLLAVHLPVMDSAPE; translated from the coding sequence ATGTCCGGACTGGACCCCGTCGACGCCGCCCTGCTGGAAACCCTGTTGAGGGAGGCCCCGATCGGGTTCGCCTTCTTCGACGAATCGGGCCGCTACCAGCGGGTGAACCGCGCTCTGGCCGCGATCTACGGCGTCGACGAGTCCCGCTGCCACGGCCGCACGCCCTCCGACGTCCTCGTCTCCGAGGACGCCGCCGCCCACGAGGCCGCGCTCGCGGCGGTGCTGGCGGGCGAGGACCGTGTCGGCAGCGAACGCCCCCTCTTCGGCGGAGAGCCCGGCGGCACGGACGATCGCGACGACACCGGCGAGCGCCGCCGCTGGTCGATGGAGTGGTACCCCGCCCGCAGCGACGCGGGCGTCCACGGCGCGGTGCTGATCGCCGTCGACCTGTCCGACCGCTACCGGGCCGAGGTGGCGCTGGGGCGCACCGAGGAGCGCTACCGCTCCCTGCTGACCGCCACGAACCAGGTCGTGTGGACGGCCGACGCCGACGGGGAGGTGCGCGAGGACTGCCCGGAGTGGCGCACCGTCACCGGCCAGACCGCCGAGCAGTACCTGAGCAGCGGCTGGCTCGACGCCGCCCACCCCGACGACCGCGAGCAGGTCGAGCGGGCCTGGAACGACGCCGTCGCCGACCGGGCCACCTTCGACGCGATCTTCCGGGTGCGCACGCAGTCGGGCGACTTCCGCTACTACCGCTCGCGGGCCGTGCCCATCATGCGCGGCGACTCGCTGATGGAGTGGGTGGGCGCGCACAGCGACATCACCACCCAGCACGAAGCCGACGACATGCGTCAGCGCCTCACACAGCAGCTGGGCGAGGCGGCTCTGCGCACCGTGCGGCTGCAGAAGGCCACCTCCGACCTCGCCGAGGCGCTGACCGTGGGCGAGGTCGTCCAGGCCATGGGGGAGATCGGCCAGTCGGCCGTGGACGCCGACTCCACCACTCTGGCCGAGCTCGACAGCGACGACATGCGGTTGCACCTGCTCGGCGACGACCCCGGCCACCGCGGCGCCTCCCGCGCAGGCACGGCGGGTCCGGCCACCATGGAGTACGCGGTCCGCGAGTGCCGCCCCTTCATCGCGGGCGACCCCGCCGAGATGCGTGCGCTGTTGGAAGCCGAGGACGAACCCGGGGTGCCGGAGTTTCTGCGCACCACCGAGGAGCGCGCGTGGGTGGCGCTGCCGCTGCTGAGCGCCGGCCGGCCCATCGGTGCGCTGCGCTTCACCTTCTCCGCCTCCCGTGACGTCTCCGACGAGGAGAAGGTGTTCCTGGAGGCGCTGGCCGGCCAGTGCGCGCTCGCCCTGGAACGCGCCAAGCTCTTCGAGCGCGAGCACCGCACGGCCGAGGCGCTGCAGACCAGCCTCCTGCCCGAGGACCTGCCCAAGGTCAAGGGGATCCGGATGCAGGCCTTCTACCGGTCGGGCACCCAGCACGTGCAGGTCGGCGGGGACTGGTACGACGCGTTCCCGCTCCCCGACGGCCGGGTGGCCGGCGTCCTGGGCGACGTCATGGGCAAGGGCATCAAGGCGGCCACCGGGATGAGCCGGGTGCGCAACGCGCTACGGGCGCTGGCGTTCAGCATGCCCGAACCCGCCGACGTGCTCACCGGCCTCGACCGGATGTTCGACGCTACCGAGGGCGTCGACCAGGTGACGACGCTCGTCTACTTCGTGCTCGACCCGGAGACCGGCCAGGTCGACTTGAGCAACGCCGGGCACCTGCCGCCGCTGGTGGTCACCGAGAACGCCGGGCCCTGGCTGCTGGAGACCGACCCCGACACCCCGCTGGGCATCAGCTCCGAGCGCGGCCACCACAAGTTTTTCGTCCAACCCGGTAACACTGTGGTGCTCTATTCCGATGGACTTGTTGAGAACCGAAAGCGTGCAGTCGCCTCCGGTCTCGACGAGCTGGTCACCGTAGCGTCCCAAGCGCGGCCGGAGGTGGTGGGCGATCCACAGCACATGCTCCAGTACCTTGTTGAGGGCATGCTCGCGGGGTATGAGCAGGACGATGACGTCACGCTGCTCGCCGTGCACCTACCGGTGATGGACAGCGCACCGGAGTAG
- a CDS encoding tyrosine-protein phosphatase translates to MTNQAAPPLATAPNFRDIGGCTTRSGARVRTGVAFRSDALDRLDPAETATLTELGVGRIIDLRTAFERGNKPDVLPEGAEYTVLDVQGDHSTGADLVQVLTDPGRAEAVFGDGGATRFMHDVNRILVSAADARAGYAETVRRIAAGPGATVVHCSAGKDRTGWAAALVLGILDVPRETIVADYLASNDRLARLHAAMRAACESSGVDHALVRPMLECRRAYLDEAYGEVERVYGSFEGYVRDGLGLDRATTDALRARMLEP, encoded by the coding sequence GTGACGAATCAAGCCGCACCCCCGCTGGCGACCGCCCCCAACTTCCGTGACATCGGCGGGTGCACCACCCGCTCCGGCGCCCGTGTCCGCACCGGGGTCGCCTTCCGCTCCGACGCTCTGGACCGGCTCGATCCGGCGGAGACGGCAACTCTGACCGAGCTGGGCGTCGGGCGGATCATCGACCTGCGCACCGCCTTCGAGCGCGGGAACAAGCCCGACGTGCTGCCCGAAGGCGCCGAGTACACCGTGCTGGACGTGCAGGGCGACCACTCCACCGGCGCCGACCTCGTGCAGGTGCTGACCGACCCGGGCCGCGCCGAGGCCGTCTTCGGCGACGGCGGTGCCACCCGCTTCATGCACGACGTGAACCGGATCCTGGTCTCCGCGGCCGACGCCCGCGCCGGCTACGCGGAGACGGTGCGCCGCATCGCCGCCGGGCCCGGCGCGACGGTGGTCCACTGCAGCGCCGGCAAGGATCGGACCGGGTGGGCGGCGGCACTGGTGCTGGGCATCCTGGACGTGCCGCGCGAGACGATCGTCGCCGACTACCTCGCCAGCAACGACCGGTTGGCGCGGCTGCACGCGGCCATGCGCGCCGCCTGCGAGAGTTCCGGGGTCGACCACGCCCTCGTCCGGCCCATGCTGGAGTGCCGCCGCGCCTACCTGGACGAGGCCTACGGCGAAGTGGAGCGGGTCTACGGCTCCTTCGAGGGCTATGTCCGCGACGGGCTGGGGCTGGACCGGGCGACGACCGACGCCCTGCGCGCGCGGATGCTGGAACCGTAG